One genomic segment of Rubripirellula tenax includes these proteins:
- a CDS encoding efflux RND transporter periplasmic adaptor subunit, with the protein MKRFTRSRRRDRCGGLLGGLLVCLILAGIVGAVGYRFFRDAESRVNAKDLITEVVSKGSFDHIVLEQGEVESSSNTEVICEVKSNNGNGGTAILWVVDEGTKVAKGDKLVELDSSQLEIRLKEQKIQVITEEARVTTAQAQLEQAKISKEEYLQGIFKTEEAALLSLEAVANQDLLKAKLAIESSRRLVAKGLVKELQLQADQFAVINATNQLKATQGQLQVLRDLTKRKMVVQYDSEIEAASAALSAASSELMEEQNELDDIERQIEKCVLYAPADGVVVHANRFSNRGGGAEFVVEAGSTVRERQAIIRLPDPTRMQVKCNINESRITLVRFGMPVKIQIDAIPGLKLRGIVKKVNRYAEPGGFFSSSIKEYATTIEIVDPPENIRTGMTSEVQIFVEQLEDALQIPIQGLYEHGGEMYTLVQRSPKSFDTVKVAIGATNDTMASITEGLKADDRIVLNLREHLTLMELPDVAEEDNSEMRKLGAEREFAQQPGGPIGAPDATQRPQGGGWQGGGGEGGGRPPGAGGGGGRLGGGRPDAGGGGRPDSAAGTGKPDAASMVSRTMERSDADGDGTLSADEISSVDERFRSGITAADEDGDGAVSRAELTKSMTARFSEGGAGGAQ; encoded by the coding sequence ATGAAACGATTCACCCGTTCACGACGTCGGGATCGCTGCGGCGGCTTGCTCGGCGGTTTGCTCGTCTGTTTGATTCTGGCCGGGATCGTCGGCGCGGTGGGATATCGGTTTTTCCGAGATGCCGAATCCAGGGTCAATGCAAAAGACTTAATCACGGAAGTGGTGTCGAAAGGTTCGTTCGACCACATCGTTCTGGAACAGGGCGAGGTCGAAAGCAGCAGCAATACCGAAGTCATTTGCGAAGTCAAGTCAAACAACGGCAACGGTGGCACAGCGATTCTTTGGGTGGTCGACGAAGGCACCAAGGTTGCCAAAGGCGACAAGCTGGTCGAACTCGATTCGTCGCAGTTAGAGATCCGGCTCAAAGAGCAGAAGATCCAAGTCATCACCGAAGAGGCTCGCGTGACGACGGCCCAGGCGCAACTGGAACAAGCCAAGATATCCAAAGAAGAATACCTGCAAGGAATCTTCAAGACGGAAGAAGCGGCGCTGTTGAGTCTCGAAGCCGTCGCCAACCAAGACTTGCTGAAGGCAAAATTGGCGATCGAAAGCAGTCGCCGACTCGTCGCGAAAGGCTTGGTCAAAGAGTTGCAGTTGCAGGCCGATCAGTTTGCCGTCATCAACGCGACCAACCAACTGAAAGCCACGCAGGGTCAACTGCAGGTGCTGCGTGACCTGACAAAACGAAAGATGGTCGTTCAATACGATAGCGAGATCGAGGCCGCGTCGGCGGCACTCTCCGCCGCATCGAGCGAGTTGATGGAAGAGCAAAACGAACTGGACGATATCGAACGACAAATCGAAAAGTGCGTGTTGTACGCGCCCGCCGATGGGGTTGTGGTCCACGCCAATCGATTCAGCAATCGTGGCGGTGGTGCCGAGTTCGTCGTCGAAGCGGGTTCGACGGTTCGGGAACGTCAAGCCATCATCCGCTTGCCCGATCCGACGCGGATGCAGGTCAAGTGCAATATCAACGAATCGCGAATCACGCTGGTTCGATTCGGTATGCCGGTCAAGATTCAAATTGATGCGATCCCCGGCTTGAAGCTGAGGGGCATCGTCAAGAAGGTGAACCGATACGCCGAACCGGGTGGATTTTTCAGTTCGTCGATCAAAGAGTATGCCACGACGATCGAGATTGTGGATCCGCCGGAAAATATTCGTACGGGCATGACGTCCGAGGTCCAGATCTTTGTCGAACAGCTTGAAGATGCCCTGCAAATTCCGATTCAAGGTTTGTACGAACATGGCGGCGAAATGTACACGTTGGTCCAACGATCGCCGAAGTCGTTCGACACGGTGAAGGTCGCGATCGGCGCGACCAACGACACCATGGCCAGCATCACCGAAGGATTGAAAGCGGACGATCGGATCGTGCTGAACCTTCGCGAGCACCTGACGCTGATGGAACTGCCCGATGTCGCTGAAGAAGACAACAGCGAGATGCGGAAACTGGGCGCCGAACGCGAATTTGCGCAACAGCCCGGTGGTCCGATTGGCGCTCCCGACGCAACACAGCGACCTCAGGGCGGCGGTTGGCAAGGCGGTGGCGGTGAAGGCGGCGGTCGCCCTCCAGGTGCCGGTGGCGGCGGTGGACGACTAGGCGGCGGACGACCTGATGCCGGTGGTGGCGGACGGCCCGACTCGGCCGCGGGTACCGGAAAACCAGATGCCGCTTCGATGGTATCGCGCACCATGGAGCGGAGTGATGCCGATGGTGACGGCACGTTGTCGGCGGATGAAATCAGTTCGGTCGACGAGCGTTTCCGAAGTGGCATCACTGCGGCAGACGAGGATGGCGATGGCGCCGTTTCTCGCGCCGAATTGACCAAGTCCATGACGGCTCGGTTCAGTGAAGGCGGTGCCGGGGGCGCGCAATGA
- a CDS encoding ABC transporter ATP-binding protein, whose protein sequence is MSVTDAYGTSPAPASKSTESPKRFATSIRDLKKEYVLKSETVRALRGVSFDVPEGDYVAIMGPSGSGKSTLLNMLGCLDQPTSGSLMLGDDDISTMSDDQLADIRSRRIGFVFQSYNLIQQLSVVENIQVPLYYQGKLGPKQRERAVELAKQVGLGDRLDHRPTQLSGGQQQRVAIARSLVNDPFFVLADEPTGNLDSITTDEILAIFDKLNAEGRTIILVTHEDDVALRAKRIVRLKDGMLHTDELVEESAREAVRAKHAIAVAELKARE, encoded by the coding sequence ATGAGCGTGACCGATGCTTACGGAACCAGCCCCGCGCCGGCTTCGAAATCGACCGAATCGCCGAAACGGTTTGCGACTTCGATTCGCGACCTGAAGAAAGAATACGTGCTTAAAAGCGAGACCGTCCGCGCACTCCGTGGCGTGTCGTTTGACGTACCCGAAGGCGACTACGTTGCCATCATGGGGCCGTCGGGCAGCGGCAAAAGCACCTTGCTAAACATGCTCGGCTGTCTCGATCAGCCAACCAGCGGCAGCTTGATGCTGGGTGACGACGACATCTCGACCATGTCGGATGATCAGTTGGCCGACATTCGCAGTCGTCGCATCGGTTTCGTGTTTCAATCGTACAACTTGATCCAGCAATTGTCCGTCGTCGAGAACATTCAGGTACCGCTTTATTACCAAGGCAAGTTGGGTCCGAAGCAGCGCGAGCGTGCCGTCGAATTGGCCAAACAGGTTGGCCTGGGGGATCGTCTGGATCACCGACCGACGCAATTGTCCGGTGGACAGCAACAACGCGTGGCGATCGCGCGCAGCTTGGTGAATGACCCGTTTTTCGTTTTGGCGGACGAACCGACCGGCAACTTGGACTCGATCACCACCGACGAGATTTTGGCGATCTTCGATAAACTAAACGCGGAAGGTCGTACGATCATCCTGGTCACTCACGAAGACGATGTCGCGCTGCGAGCAAAGCGAATCGTCCGATTGAAAGACGGAATGCTGCATACTGACGAATTGGTCGAAGAATCGGCCCGCGAGGCGGTACGTGCCAAGCACGCGATCGCTGTTGCTGAACTGAAGGCTCGCGAGTAA
- a CDS encoding ABC transporter permease: MLWLRTWKLGIKSLALHPLRTGLTMLGIMIGVWAVIVLTAVSQGASDQVQKQIESLGSTTIIVRSQKPPDDKLAGMAATQFGLLRSDLEKILVNVPTIETAIPIREIRRQFTYRDRVVDGRLVGCTPAYSDVNHLKIRSGGGRFISDADEIKADTVCVISAGVAERLFPFEEPLGKRVTVPEHTDKYKVIGVLKHRNPSAAIGGSLDSQDFSSDIYIPMNTLRKRIGDTIVTRRSGQFQMEIMELNQITLQAINQDQVKNSAAMIEGLLAQSHGMLNDVAVVVPLELLEQARNMKLMFLGIGILIACISLVVGGIGIMNIMLASVTERTREIGIRRALGAKQRDITNQFLVETTVLSFAGAMLGILIGLMSLPLYRLAIWGVKQTLPEKFAALPAAIREAEPAIVYWTIPLAVAIAVGVGLISGLYPAIRAAKMNPIEALRHE; encoded by the coding sequence ATGTTGTGGCTACGAACGTGGAAACTTGGCATCAAAAGCTTGGCGCTGCACCCGCTGCGCACCGGGTTGACGATGCTTGGCATCATGATCGGCGTTTGGGCCGTGATTGTTTTGACCGCGGTCAGCCAGGGCGCCAGCGACCAAGTTCAAAAACAAATTGAATCGCTCGGTTCCACGACCATCATCGTCCGAAGCCAAAAGCCGCCGGATGACAAGTTGGCCGGCATGGCGGCGACCCAGTTTGGTTTGCTGCGCAGCGACCTGGAAAAAATTCTGGTCAACGTGCCGACGATCGAAACGGCCATTCCGATTCGTGAAATTCGCCGACAGTTCACCTACCGCGATCGAGTCGTCGACGGCCGGTTGGTAGGATGCACGCCGGCGTATTCCGACGTCAATCATTTGAAAATTCGATCCGGGGGCGGACGATTCATCTCCGACGCCGACGAGATCAAGGCGGACACCGTCTGTGTGATCTCGGCGGGCGTCGCCGAACGGTTGTTTCCGTTCGAAGAACCGCTCGGCAAACGAGTGACCGTTCCGGAACACACCGATAAGTACAAAGTCATCGGCGTACTGAAGCACCGCAATCCGTCGGCAGCTATCGGTGGATCGCTCGACTCGCAAGACTTTTCATCGGACATCTACATTCCGATGAATACGCTGCGGAAACGCATCGGCGATACGATCGTGACGCGTCGCAGTGGTCAGTTCCAAATGGAGATCATGGAACTGAATCAAATCACATTGCAGGCGATCAACCAAGACCAAGTCAAAAACTCTGCCGCCATGATTGAAGGGCTGCTCGCTCAATCGCACGGTATGCTCAATGACGTTGCGGTGGTCGTGCCGTTGGAATTGTTGGAACAGGCTCGCAATATGAAGCTGATGTTTCTGGGGATCGGCATTTTGATTGCGTGTATTTCGTTGGTTGTCGGCGGGATCGGTATCATGAATATCATGTTGGCGAGTGTCACCGAACGAACTCGCGAGATTGGCATTCGGCGTGCCCTCGGCGCAAAACAGCGTGACATCACGAATCAATTTCTTGTCGAAACGACCGTGCTAAGCTTCGCTGGCGCGATGTTGGGAATTTTGATCGGGTTGATGAGTTTGCCACTCTATCGGTTGGCGATATGGGGCGTGAAACAAACGCTTCCCGAAAAGTTCGCGGCGCTGCCGGCGGCGATTCGTGAAGCAGAACCCGCGATCGTTTACTGGACGATTCCGTTGGCGGTCGCGATCGCAGTCGGCGTCGGCTTGATCAGCGGTCTCTATCCGGCAATCCGCGCCGCGAAAATGAATCCCATCGAGGCCTTGCGTCATGAATAA
- a CDS encoding sugar phosphate isomerase/epimerase family protein, whose amino-acid sequence MAELNLALRTEPMRMALRPSLELASRLGVRAVELDARSGIHPSQLSDTGLRQLRKMLDDLNLKVSSLRFPTRRGFDRPENLDERVDATKSAMLLAYKLGAPVLVNSIGSVPDSEDDPRYATLREVMDDLGRHGARVGAFFAAETGTEPGEVLAKLLNTSDDGFVGVAFNPGQLIINRFSVPDAVRELRERIQLVYAVDGVIDLAAGRGIGVPLGQGIADFPNLIGLLEEHRYRGRYVVGRADSSIGELSQSIEYLQNL is encoded by the coding sequence ATGGCCGAGCTGAACCTGGCGTTGCGGACCGAACCGATGCGAATGGCGCTGCGTCCGTCCTTGGAATTGGCGTCCCGGTTGGGGGTCAGAGCCGTCGAGCTGGATGCGCGCAGCGGCATTCACCCTTCTCAATTGTCGGACACCGGGCTGCGACAGTTGCGAAAAATGCTGGACGACCTCAACTTGAAGGTCAGTTCTTTGCGTTTTCCGACTCGCAGGGGCTTCGATCGGCCAGAAAATCTCGACGAACGTGTGGACGCGACCAAGTCAGCAATGTTGCTAGCATATAAGCTGGGGGCTCCCGTGCTGGTCAATTCGATCGGATCGGTCCCCGACTCAGAAGACGATCCGCGTTACGCGACGCTGCGAGAAGTGATGGACGATTTGGGGCGACACGGGGCTCGCGTCGGTGCGTTTTTTGCTGCGGAGACGGGTACCGAACCCGGCGAAGTGTTGGCGAAGCTTTTGAACACGTCGGACGACGGTTTTGTCGGCGTTGCGTTCAATCCCGGCCAATTGATCATCAATCGTTTTTCAGTTCCCGACGCGGTGCGCGAACTTCGCGAGCGAATTCAATTAGTGTATGCGGTTGACGGCGTCATCGACCTCGCAGCCGGTCGTGGTATTGGGGTTCCTCTGGGACAGGGGATCGCCGATTTCCCGAACCTGATTGGCTTGTTGGAAGAGCATCGATACCGTGGCCGCTACGTCGTCGGACGAGCAGATTCGAGTATCGGTGAACTGAGTCAAAGTATCGAATACCTTCAAAACTTGTGA
- a CDS encoding Re/Si-specific NAD(P)(+) transhydrogenase subunit alpha codes for MQIGVPKETFPGERRTGLVPANAKKLVGYGFRVVVESGTGIESGFDDEAYVQAGATVSDDRRAVLADADLVLRVRKPSAEEIGWLKENAVHVSFLDPFNDPDLIGAMAAQGVTSLSMEMIPRSTIAQKMDALSSQANLAGYVTVIQAAYHCPKVFPMMMTPSGTIRPARVFIIGAGVAGLQAIATAKRLGARVEAFDTRPVVAEQVRSLGAKFVEIDLGEVGQTDQGYAKALTPEQIELQRQGQKEIIAASDVVITTAQLFGRPAPRIITADMVAAMQPGSVIVDMAVETGGNVEGSQLDKIVDVGGVKIIGLGNLPSEVSRNASEMYSNNLVNLIEEFWDADAKVLTLDPDNEIVRAAVITRDRQVVNESVQAKMGT; via the coding sequence ATGCAGATCGGCGTACCGAAAGAAACGTTCCCCGGCGAGCGTCGAACCGGATTGGTTCCAGCCAATGCGAAAAAGTTAGTCGGTTACGGCTTCCGTGTCGTTGTCGAGTCCGGAACGGGAATCGAGTCCGGTTTTGATGACGAGGCGTACGTCCAAGCGGGCGCGACCGTGTCGGACGACCGTCGCGCCGTGCTTGCCGACGCCGACTTGGTGCTTCGCGTGCGGAAACCGTCGGCCGAAGAAATTGGCTGGCTCAAAGAGAACGCCGTCCATGTCAGCTTCCTTGACCCATTCAACGATCCGGATCTGATTGGTGCGATGGCGGCGCAGGGTGTCACATCGCTGTCGATGGAGATGATTCCACGATCGACCATCGCACAAAAGATGGACGCGCTTTCGTCACAGGCCAACTTGGCCGGTTACGTGACCGTGATTCAGGCGGCCTACCATTGTCCGAAAGTCTTTCCGATGATGATGACCCCGTCGGGAACGATTCGCCCGGCCCGGGTGTTCATCATTGGTGCGGGTGTTGCGGGCCTGCAAGCGATCGCAACGGCGAAACGATTGGGGGCCCGTGTCGAGGCGTTTGATACCCGTCCTGTCGTTGCGGAACAAGTTCGGTCGCTGGGTGCAAAGTTTGTCGAGATCGATCTGGGCGAAGTCGGCCAAACCGACCAAGGTTACGCCAAAGCCCTTACGCCCGAGCAGATCGAACTCCAACGCCAAGGCCAGAAAGAAATCATTGCCGCGTCCGATGTCGTCATCACCACCGCGCAGCTGTTCGGTCGGCCGGCACCACGAATCATCACCGCCGACATGGTCGCCGCAATGCAACCCGGAAGCGTGATCGTCGACATGGCGGTTGAAACGGGCGGCAACGTCGAAGGTTCGCAGTTGGACAAAATCGTTGACGTCGGTGGCGTCAAAATCATCGGGCTGGGAAACCTGCCTTCGGAAGTCAGCCGAAACGCCAGCGAAATGTATTCCAACAACTTGGTCAACCTGATCGAAGAGTTCTGGGACGCCGACGCCAAAGTGCTGACGCTGGATCCAGACAACGAAATTGTGCGTGCGGCTGTGATCACACGTGATCGACAAGTGGTTAACGAATCCGTCCAAGCCAAAATGGGAACCTAA
- a CDS encoding NAD(P) transhydrogenase subunit alpha — protein sequence MDMVYLGFILMLSVFLGFELISKVPATLHTPLMSGANAISGITVVGAILAAGADLGSWATGLGALAVFFAMINVVGGYMVTDRMLSMFKKKDNSPKEKS from the coding sequence ATGGACATGGTCTACCTGGGCTTCATCTTGATGTTGTCCGTCTTTTTGGGTTTCGAGTTGATCTCGAAAGTGCCCGCAACGCTCCACACACCGCTGATGTCCGGCGCCAACGCGATCTCGGGGATCACCGTCGTCGGTGCGATCTTGGCCGCCGGCGCCGACTTGGGTTCGTGGGCAACCGGGTTGGGTGCGTTGGCCGTTTTCTTTGCGATGATCAATGTCGTGGGTGGTTACATGGTTACCGACCGCATGCTTTCGATGTTTAAGAAGAAAGACAATTCGCCGAAGGAAAAATCATGA